GGTCGTGGGGTTGCCCGGCGACACCTTGGCGATGCGGGCCGGGATCCTGTACCGGAACGACCACCCGCAGGTGGAGCCCTACGCCGTGGTCAAGGGCCTGCCCGACAACTTCTCGCCCCCGATGCTCTGGCAGCGGTCGATCCTCCTGGGTGGGCCGAGAGCCGACTACGCGCCCACGAGGGACAACTGGGGGCCGCTGGTGATTCCGGAGGGGCACTACTTCATGATGGGCGACAACCGGGACGACAGTCTGGACTCGCGAACTTGGGGGCTCGTGGAGCGGTGGCGCTTCGAGGGCTGGGTCGTCTTCCGGTACTTCTCCTACAACGGGGATTCCCACCGCCCATTCCCTTTCATCCGCGAG
This sequence is a window from Gammaproteobacteria bacterium. Protein-coding genes within it:
- the lepB gene encoding signal peptidase I, translated to MGKNKPKAKERRPSWTRSLLRSACFVFCLLTIRVVALQGFTITSGSMEPTLLVGDFVWANKAAMGSRIPFTDIRIPGYSDPRRGDILVFDPPHSDSLILVKRVVGLPGDTLAMRAGILYRNDHPQVEPYAVVKGLPDNFSPPMLWQRSILLGGPRADYAPTRDNWGPLVIPEGHYFMMGDNRDDSLDSRTWGLVERWRFEGWVVFRYFSYNGDSHRPFPFIREIRWSRIGTRPR